In Chthoniobacterales bacterium, a genomic segment contains:
- a CDS encoding zinc ABC transporter substrate-binding protein: MKKFFALFALLTVSLAPLPAAETVKVVSFSAILTEIARTVGGDAVTVIGLVKPGVDPHEYQPTPGDLKQLAGARLILASGKHLEHYLDKLQAASGSDAVLLKVGDQLPSLAFSGGEHSEDPHWWQSVTNVERATRIVRDALVAADPASAAKFQKNAAASLAQLAALNRWIKQQVALLPRDKRELVTSHDAFQYFARDYGFKIYAIEGIDPDQEASTRQVNDLIDVIRKEGVKAIFLEDTLNPKVSSQITRETGAKIGGTLYADGPGVDADTYEKMQRHNVTTIVEALK; the protein is encoded by the coding sequence ATGAAGAAGTTTTTCGCCCTGTTTGCCCTTCTGACGGTTTCGCTTGCGCCGCTGCCCGCGGCCGAGACGGTGAAGGTGGTCTCCTTCTCGGCGATCCTCACCGAGATCGCGCGGACGGTCGGCGGCGATGCGGTGACGGTGATTGGCCTCGTGAAGCCCGGCGTCGATCCCCACGAATACCAGCCGACGCCCGGTGATCTGAAGCAGCTCGCTGGCGCCCGGCTTATCCTCGCCTCCGGCAAGCATCTCGAGCATTACCTCGACAAACTGCAGGCCGCGTCGGGCAGCGACGCCGTTTTGCTCAAGGTCGGGGATCAGCTTCCATCACTCGCCTTTTCTGGTGGCGAGCACAGTGAAGACCCCCACTGGTGGCAGAGCGTGACGAACGTCGAGCGCGCCACGCGGATCGTTCGCGATGCGCTTGTCGCCGCCGATCCGGCGTCGGCCGCGAAGTTTCAGAAGAATGCGGCCGCATCCCTTGCGCAACTCGCGGCCTTGAATCGCTGGATCAAGCAACAGGTTGCGCTCCTCCCGCGTGACAAGCGCGAGCTGGTGACGTCGCATGACGCCTTTCAATATTTCGCTCGAGACTACGGCTTCAAAATTTATGCCATCGAGGGGATCGATCCCGACCAGGAGGCTTCCACCCGGCAGGTGAACGATCTCATTGACGTCATTCGCAAGGAAGGCGTGAAGGCCATCTTTCTCGAGGACACGCTCAATCCTAAGGTGAGCTCGCAGATCACGCGTGAGACCGGGGCGAAGATCGGCGGCACATTGTATGCCGACGGGCCCGGGGTGGACGCCGACACCTACGAGAAGATGCAGCGGCACAACGTCACGACCATCGTGGAGGCTTTAAAGTAG
- the hflX gene encoding GTPase HflX: MIEARQRNSERAILVGLEQQGVSHWDLEDSLQELAQLAATAGAEVAEVVVQKLEKPTAATYIGKGKAEEIARLCREKQATSIIFDDELSPAQGRNLEEATSRKVIDRTQLILDIFAQRARTKEGRLQIELAQLQYLLPRLTGMWTHLSRQSGGIGTRGPGETQLEVDRRRVQERISRLERDLKDVRRNRTVQREGRLRHNWPLASLVGYTNAGKSSLLNRLTGAGVLAEDKLFATLDPTTRQLVLPNRQKMLLTDTVGFIRKLPHTVIEAFKATLEEVSLADLLIHVVDLSHPHFHEQMAAVNATIRELNAEGKQTLLVFNKIDAVADPAIVWQTLSHHPGSVGISARTGEGMDTLIEELTLRLSAWRMRVEFHVPNSESAALAELHRIGHVLSVRYEDDLAIVTAHVPPEAKSRFAAFELTPAAV; this comes from the coding sequence ATGATCGAGGCCCGGCAGCGAAACTCCGAGAGGGCCATCCTCGTTGGCCTCGAACAGCAAGGCGTCAGCCACTGGGATCTCGAAGATTCGCTGCAGGAACTTGCACAACTCGCCGCCACCGCCGGCGCCGAAGTCGCCGAGGTCGTCGTCCAGAAACTCGAGAAACCCACCGCTGCCACCTACATCGGCAAGGGCAAGGCCGAGGAAATCGCTCGCCTCTGCCGCGAGAAGCAGGCCACGTCCATCATCTTCGACGACGAGCTTTCGCCCGCTCAGGGCCGCAATCTGGAGGAAGCCACGTCCCGCAAGGTCATCGATCGCACCCAGCTCATCCTCGATATTTTCGCGCAGCGCGCCCGCACGAAGGAAGGCCGCCTGCAGATCGAACTCGCCCAGCTTCAGTATCTGCTCCCGCGACTCACCGGCATGTGGACCCATCTGTCCCGGCAGAGCGGCGGCATTGGCACCCGCGGCCCCGGTGAAACCCAGCTCGAAGTCGACCGCCGGCGCGTGCAGGAACGCATTTCCCGACTGGAACGCGACCTGAAGGACGTCCGGCGCAACCGCACCGTGCAGCGTGAGGGCCGCCTGCGCCACAACTGGCCGCTCGCGTCGCTGGTCGGCTACACGAATGCCGGCAAATCCTCTCTCTTGAATCGCCTCACCGGCGCCGGCGTGCTGGCCGAGGACAAGCTCTTCGCCACGCTCGATCCCACGACACGCCAGCTCGTGCTGCCGAATCGCCAGAAGATGCTGCTCACCGACACGGTGGGCTTCATTCGCAAGCTTCCGCACACCGTCATCGAGGCCTTCAAGGCCACGCTCGAGGAGGTTTCCCTCGCGGATCTGCTCATCCACGTCGTCGATCTCAGCCACCCGCATTTCCACGAGCAGATGGCGGCCGTGAACGCAACGATTCGCGAGCTGAACGCCGAGGGCAAACAGACACTGCTCGTCTTCAACAAGATCGACGCCGTCGCGGACCCCGCCATCGTCTGGCAAACGCTCAGCCACCATCCCGGCAGCGTCGGCATCTCGGCCCGCACCGGGGAGGGCATGGATACGCTTATCGAGGAACTCACCCTTCGTCTCAGCGCCTGGCGGATGCGCGTGGAATTCCACGTGCCGAATTCCGAATCCGCCGCGCTTGCCGAGCTCCACCGCATCGGCCATGTGCTTTCCGTGCGCTACGAGGACGACCTCGCGATCGTCACGGCCCACGTTCCGCCCGAGGCGAAGAGTCGCTTCGCCGCCTTCGAGCTGACCCCGGCCGCGGTCTAG
- a CDS encoding RNA-binding protein, protein MSTNYTSENPRQSSSRGGRRRSRRGGSNRSGEGSPRRSPEGGSRTSSRRADSPARKPRKLTLWEKIVAFFTGDKSSKAAAPVARRSERTPSAEPRAERADRPERAPRAPRSGMRAPESVEVTTPRLYVGNLSFDASESDLHELFSGVGIVQNVEVVSNRQTQRSKGFGFVQMQTIDEAKRAVAELHDKEYMGRKLVVSGAKAADRREERPSEQSQQPEQ, encoded by the coding sequence ATGTCAACCAATTACACTTCAGAAAATCCCCGCCAGTCCTCTTCGCGCGGGGGCCGTCGTCGTTCCCGTCGTGGGGGCAGCAATCGCTCCGGCGAGGGCAGCCCGCGCCGCTCCCCGGAGGGCGGTAGCCGCACCTCCAGCCGCCGCGCCGACAGCCCGGCTCGCAAGCCCAGGAAGCTCACGCTCTGGGAAAAGATCGTTGCCTTCTTTACCGGCGACAAGTCCTCGAAAGCCGCCGCGCCGGTCGCCCGTCGCAGCGAGCGCACCCCGTCCGCCGAGCCCCGCGCGGAACGTGCCGACCGTCCCGAGCGCGCCCCGCGCGCTCCTCGCTCCGGCATGCGCGCCCCCGAGTCCGTCGAGGTCACGACCCCGCGTCTCTACGTCGGTAACCTCTCCTTCGACGCGTCGGAAAGCGACCTGCACGAGCTCTTCAGCGGCGTCGGCATCGTCCAGAACGTCGAAGTCGTGAGCAATCGCCAGACCCAGCGCTCCAAGGGCTTCGGCTTTGTCCAGATGCAGACCATCGACGAGGCCAAGCGCGCCGTCGCCGAACTGCACGACAAGGAATACATGGGCCGCAAGCTCGTCGTCAGCGGCGCCAAGGCCGCCGACCGCCGCGAGGAACGCCCCTCCGAGCAGTCGCAGCAGCCCGAGCAGTAA
- the miaA gene encoding tRNA (adenosine(37)-N6)-dimethylallyltransferase MiaA: protein MAGPTGVGKTALALALAERLDAEIVGADAYQIYAGMPVLTAQPTAEERQREPHHLVGCIPPAESFDAQRYADLARPILADIVARGKRALVVGGTGLYFRALISGFAPTPPPNLTRRTELDALELPELVEILRRTDPAAPALVDLQNRRRVVRAIEIVEGSGRPLADFRQTPPASAPGWLLVRERDELRQRIAQNVQAMFSNGVVEEVRSLGDTVGPTASRAIGWREIQALLRGELTHPEAEAAIITATQQYAKRQLTWFRHQTTFRSLDLTANRHPSDAVPGALRALNEPDAS, encoded by the coding sequence CTGGCCGGCCCCACCGGCGTCGGCAAAACCGCCCTCGCGCTTGCCCTGGCCGAGCGTCTGGACGCCGAAATCGTCGGCGCCGACGCCTACCAGATCTACGCGGGGATGCCCGTGCTCACCGCCCAGCCGACCGCGGAGGAACGGCAACGCGAGCCCCATCATCTCGTCGGTTGCATCCCGCCCGCGGAATCCTTCGACGCCCAGCGCTACGCCGATCTCGCCCGCCCCATCCTCGCCGACATCGTCGCCCGCGGAAAACGCGCCCTCGTCGTCGGGGGCACCGGTCTCTATTTCCGCGCCCTGATTTCCGGCTTTGCGCCCACGCCCCCTCCGAATCTCACCCGCCGCACGGAACTCGACGCCCTGGAATTGCCCGAGCTCGTCGAGATCCTGCGTCGCACCGACCCCGCCGCGCCCGCCCTCGTGGATCTGCAGAACAGGCGACGGGTCGTGCGCGCCATCGAGATCGTCGAGGGATCCGGCCGACCGCTCGCGGATTTTCGCCAGACGCCTCCCGCCAGCGCACCCGGCTGGCTGCTCGTGCGCGAGCGCGACGAACTGCGCCAGCGGATCGCCCAGAACGTGCAGGCCATGTTTTCCAACGGCGTCGTGGAGGAGGTCCGCTCCCTCGGCGACACCGTCGGCCCCACCGCATCGCGCGCCATCGGCTGGCGGGAGATTCAGGCCCTGCTTCGAGGCGAGCTCACGCACCCCGAGGCGGAAGCCGCGATCATCACGGCCACGCAGCAATATGCCAAAAGGCAATTGACGTGGTTCCGACATCAAACTACGTTTCGCTCGTTGGATTTGACGGCTAACCGACATCCCTCAGACGCAGTCCCCGGCGCTCTCCGCGCGCTGAACGAACCCGACGCCTCATGA
- a CDS encoding metal ABC transporter permease translates to MIDWLLDPFRHEFMQRAFFGCALIGFTNGCLSTFIVLRRLALMADAMAHSLLPGLAVAILIFGLAPVGLFFGAMIAALFVAIGTQLISRSSRIKEDTSLGLLFACAFSLGLVLLSLSPVRVELHHYLFGNILGLADSDLWVIYAIGFVVLPVLVALERPLFLTIFEPSIAASQGIPVTALNYLLMGALVLSMIASLQAVGVVLALGMLVAPAATIYLFSDSFSALFWGGGLLGMFGSCLGLAVSYWLNLPSGACIVLVLGAIFLAALLFSPKYGVLSRFFRRRHLHEQSLARWSENDAA, encoded by the coding sequence ATGATCGACTGGCTCCTCGACCCCTTTCGTCACGAGTTCATGCAGCGGGCGTTCTTCGGCTGCGCCCTCATCGGCTTCACCAACGGATGCCTGAGCACGTTCATCGTGCTGCGCCGGCTCGCGCTGATGGCCGATGCGATGGCGCATTCGCTGCTTCCAGGCCTCGCCGTCGCGATTCTGATCTTCGGCCTCGCGCCCGTCGGATTGTTCTTCGGTGCGATGATCGCGGCGTTGTTCGTGGCGATCGGCACGCAGCTCATTTCGCGGAGTTCGCGGATCAAGGAAGACACCTCACTCGGCCTGCTTTTCGCCTGCGCCTTCTCGCTTGGGCTCGTGTTGCTGAGCCTCTCGCCGGTGCGGGTCGAGCTGCATCACTACCTGTTCGGCAACATTCTCGGCCTTGCGGATTCCGACCTGTGGGTGATTTACGCAATCGGTTTCGTGGTGCTGCCGGTGCTCGTTGCGCTGGAGCGGCCGCTGTTTCTCACGATCTTCGAGCCTTCGATCGCCGCGAGCCAGGGCATTCCCGTGACGGCGCTGAACTACCTGCTGATGGGCGCGCTGGTGCTGTCGATGATCGCGTCGCTGCAGGCTGTCGGCGTCGTGCTTGCGCTTGGGATGCTTGTCGCGCCGGCGGCGACGATCTACCTGTTTTCGGACTCGTTCAGCGCGCTGTTCTGGGGTGGCGGGCTGCTCGGCATGTTCGGCTCGTGCCTCGGGCTGGCTGTCTCCTACTGGCTCAATTTGCCGTCCGGCGCGTGCATCGTGCTCGTGCTCGGGGCGATCTTTCTCGCCGCACTGCTTTTCAGCCCGAAATACGGCGTGCTCTCGCGTTTTTTCCGCCGCCGCCACCTGCACGAGCAATCGCTCGCGCGGTGGTCGGAGAACGATGCGGCCTAG
- a CDS encoding transcriptional repressor, whose amino-acid sequence MKSLPLEDRVEWALNFCREKGMRRTHALRQILRTLFKLGRPIGWANLAKEPALADSCDPSSIFRILVKLEEIGLVRRMGSPERSYYFMLTLPGEHHEHIICRECGKIENLEVECPVEKLEKKVKSTTGYSDVYHELEFFGVCPTCQTA is encoded by the coding sequence GTGAAATCCCTGCCGTTGGAGGACCGCGTCGAATGGGCGCTGAATTTCTGCCGCGAGAAGGGCATGCGCCGCACGCATGCGCTCCGGCAGATCCTGCGCACGCTCTTCAAGCTCGGCCGGCCGATCGGCTGGGCGAATCTCGCGAAGGAGCCGGCGCTGGCGGATTCCTGCGATCCCTCATCGATCTTCCGCATTCTCGTGAAACTCGAGGAGATCGGCCTCGTGCGGCGGATGGGCTCACCGGAGCGCTCGTATTACTTCATGCTCACGCTGCCGGGCGAGCACCATGAACACATCATTTGCCGCGAGTGCGGGAAGATCGAGAATCTCGAGGTGGAGTGCCCGGTCGAGAAACTCGAGAAGAAGGTGAAATCGACGACCGGATACAGCGACGTGTATCACGAGCTCGAGTTCTTCGGGGTGTGCCCGACCTGCCAGACGGCCTAA
- a CDS encoding metal ABC transporter ATP-binding protein codes for MASHRLRIRDLTVSYHRVPAVHHVTLELQCGKCIALLGPNGAGKTSFFKALVGLIRPEAGSIELGGHGAHRHDIAYLPQREAIDWDFPVTVRGLAEMGRYTRLGWWRRFGAADDAAVEKALARMELTELAGRQISALSGGQQQRAFLARALAQEAHVMLLDEPFTGLDKPAQDLLSQTLRNLAAAGNLVIASHHDLKTVPELFDEVIFLNGELIAAGDTATTFTEANIDKTFGTLAFAGEGHRRHHHHHPAK; via the coding sequence ATGGCCTCGCATCGTCTCCGGATCCGCGACCTTACGGTCTCCTACCATCGCGTGCCCGCCGTGCACCACGTCACGCTCGAGCTGCAGTGCGGGAAATGCATCGCGCTGCTCGGTCCGAACGGCGCGGGGAAGACGTCGTTCTTCAAGGCGCTCGTTGGCCTGATCCGGCCCGAGGCCGGGTCGATCGAACTCGGCGGCCACGGCGCGCATCGGCACGACATCGCCTACCTCCCGCAGCGCGAGGCGATCGACTGGGATTTCCCGGTGACCGTGCGCGGCCTCGCGGAGATGGGGCGCTACACGCGCCTCGGCTGGTGGCGGCGATTCGGCGCGGCGGATGACGCGGCCGTGGAGAAGGCGCTCGCACGCATGGAGCTCACCGAGCTGGCCGGTCGGCAGATCAGCGCGCTCTCCGGGGGCCAGCAACAGCGGGCATTCCTTGCCCGCGCCCTCGCGCAGGAAGCCCACGTCATGCTGCTCGACGAGCCCTTCACCGGCCTCGACAAGCCTGCGCAGGATCTTCTCAGCCAGACCCTGCGGAATCTCGCCGCCGCGGGAAACCTCGTGATTGCCTCCCATCACGATCTCAAGACCGTGCCGGAGCTCTTCGACGAGGTGATTTTCCTCAACGGCGAGCTGATCGCGGCCGGCGATACGGCCACCACCTTCACCGAGGCCAACATCGACAAGACCTTCGGCACCCTCGCGTTTGCGGGCGAAGGACATCGTCGCCACCATCACCACCACCCCGCCAAATGA
- a CDS encoding hybrid sensor histidine kinase/response regulator: MIAPPSNQPDASLTSRKRLVLIVDDLPENLQVLAGHLTKAGYEILAAPSGARAIALVRNRKPDIILLDIMMPIMDGLEVCRALKADPESADIPVIFITARADTDDVLQGFQLGAVDYITKPFKADELVARVRTHLDLKAARDMLLTYNHQLERLSKHLRRLNEDKNRFLGIVSHDIRGAFGNVVTVSRLFADTPAPPADDMSELLRDIGVEAEHMIALAQNLLNIDALERRQLTLQKEPVETGPLLDFAIHAHQLAARVKNLRFFAKTDDSVICGDGTACRQILTNLVSNAVKYSVPHSSIWLDVHAGTDGDVVISVRDEGPGLSTEDQRQLFRPFTRLGDRSASHEHSVGLGLSIVKLMAEGMGGTVRCDSQFGAGATFIVTLPAA, from the coding sequence ATGATCGCTCCTCCCTCCAATCAACCCGATGCCTCGCTCACGTCGCGAAAGCGACTGGTGCTCATTGTGGACGATCTTCCGGAAAATCTGCAGGTGCTGGCCGGCCATCTCACGAAGGCCGGTTACGAAATTCTCGCCGCGCCCAGTGGCGCGCGGGCCATCGCCCTCGTCCGCAATCGCAAGCCCGACATCATCCTCCTCGACATCATGATGCCCATCATGGACGGCCTGGAGGTCTGTCGCGCGCTGAAGGCGGACCCGGAGTCCGCCGACATCCCCGTGATCTTCATCACGGCCCGCGCGGATACGGACGACGTTCTTCAGGGCTTCCAACTCGGCGCCGTCGATTACATCACGAAGCCGTTCAAGGCCGACGAGCTCGTCGCCCGCGTGCGCACGCATCTCGACCTCAAGGCCGCGCGCGACATGCTGCTCACCTACAACCATCAGCTCGAGCGTCTCAGCAAGCACCTCCGGCGGTTGAACGAGGACAAGAATCGCTTCCTCGGCATCGTCTCGCATGACATCCGCGGCGCCTTTGGAAACGTCGTCACGGTTTCCCGGCTCTTCGCAGACACCCCTGCCCCTCCGGCGGATGATATGAGCGAATTGCTGCGCGACATCGGGGTGGAGGCCGAGCACATGATCGCGCTCGCCCAGAATCTTTTGAACATCGACGCCCTCGAGCGGCGCCAGCTCACGCTCCAGAAAGAGCCGGTCGAAACCGGGCCGCTGCTCGATTTTGCGATCCACGCCCACCAGCTTGCCGCGAGGGTGAAGAACCTGCGCTTTTTCGCGAAAACCGATGACAGCGTGATCTGCGGAGACGGGACCGCCTGCCGCCAGATCCTCACGAATCTCGTGTCGAACGCGGTCAAATATTCCGTGCCGCATTCCAGCATCTGGCTCGATGTCCACGCGGGAACCGATGGCGACGTGGTGATTTCCGTGCGCGATGAAGGCCCGGGTCTGTCCACCGAGGATCAGCGCCAGTTGTTTCGTCCGTTCACCCGCCTCGGAGACCGCTCCGCGAGCCATGAACATTCCGTCGGTCTCGGCCTTTCCATCGTGAAATTGATGGCCGAGGGCATGGGAGGAACGGTTCGCTGCGACAGCCAGTTTGGCGCCGGCGCGACGTTTATCGTGACGCTGCCCGCGGCTTAG
- a CDS encoding cupin domain-containing protein, giving the protein MTNLFASFPPSGAGEHFLELAAYAGLRIERIVSQGHVTPAGEWYDQTWAEWVLVVEGAAELTLADPPEIVRLERGDSFFIPARRRHRVTWTDPEQPTVWLAVHWPPEGR; this is encoded by the coding sequence ATGACGAACCTCTTTGCCTCGTTTCCGCCGTCGGGCGCCGGCGAGCATTTTCTCGAACTCGCCGCCTATGCCGGGCTGCGGATCGAGCGCATCGTTTCGCAGGGCCACGTGACTCCCGCTGGCGAATGGTATGACCAGACGTGGGCCGAATGGGTGCTCGTCGTCGAGGGTGCGGCGGAACTGACCCTGGCCGATCCGCCGGAAATCGTGCGGCTGGAGCGCGGCGATTCGTTCTTCATCCCCGCCCGGCGGCGGCATCGGGTGACGTGGACCGACCCGGAACAGCCGACGGTGTGGCTGGCTGTGCACTGGCCGCCGGAAGGTCGCTAG
- a CDS encoding 16S rRNA (uracil(1498)-N(3))-methyltransferase — protein sequence MHRFFLPPADLLSDSPTLKGDEAHHCLNVVRHEVGDKIIVFDGRGNEATVQIVSADKREAALKVLHRGKSAPIACRITLAQAVPKGKNMDLIIEKAVELGAAEIAPLLSDRTIVQLDAKEAVAKREKWQTIALEACKQCGQNWLPEVGAPVSPKTFFEQRRPSGLLLIASLQGDSRPIKPTLAAYAAAHGGLPKEVTVLVGPEGDFTPAELSLAKSLGCQPITLGPIILRTETAAIYCLSVLGHELFAG from the coding sequence ATGCACCGGTTTTTTCTGCCTCCCGCTGATCTGCTTTCCGATTCTCCCACGCTGAAGGGCGACGAGGCGCACCATTGTTTGAATGTCGTCCGCCACGAGGTGGGCGACAAAATCATCGTCTTCGATGGCCGAGGCAACGAGGCGACCGTCCAGATCGTCAGCGCCGACAAGCGCGAGGCGGCGCTGAAGGTGCTGCATCGCGGGAAATCCGCGCCGATCGCCTGCCGCATCACGCTCGCACAGGCCGTGCCGAAGGGGAAGAACATGGACCTCATCATCGAGAAGGCCGTGGAACTCGGCGCAGCCGAGATTGCCCCGCTGCTGTCGGACCGCACGATCGTCCAGCTCGATGCGAAGGAAGCCGTCGCCAAGCGCGAGAAGTGGCAGACGATCGCGCTCGAGGCCTGCAAACAGTGCGGCCAGAACTGGCTGCCGGAGGTTGGCGCGCCGGTGAGCCCGAAAACGTTTTTCGAGCAACGCCGCCCGAGCGGTCTGCTCCTCATCGCTTCGCTCCAGGGCGATTCACGCCCGATCAAACCGACCCTCGCTGCCTACGCCGCGGCCCACGGCGGGCTGCCGAAAGAAGTCACCGTGCTGGTCGGCCCCGAGGGAGATTTCACGCCGGCGGAGCTCAGTCTTGCGAAGAGCCTCGGCTGCCAGCCGATCACGCTCGGCCCGATCATCCTGCGCACCGAGACCGCGGCCATCTACTGCCTCAGCGTGCTCGGCCACGAGCTCTTCGCCGGCTAG